The DNA sequence GCAGGTGAGCGCCGAGGACCTGGTCCAGTCGGTGGTCAAGGCGAAGCCGGGCGCGTTCGACGGCACGGTGAAGGTGAGCAACGACCTGGGCCTGCCCGCGGTGGGGAACGCGGTGCCGGGCGCGTCGGCGCTGAACATCGACTCGGCGCACATCTTCAGCGACGGCGCCGGCAAGAGCCGGCTGGCGGTCACGCAGGGGGCCAGCCAGGAGACCGTGGTCCACGACGGCACGACCGTCTGGGACTACAGCTCCAAGACGAACACCGCGACCAAGGTGACCATCCCGGCCGAGGTGGCCAAGCAGAAGGGCGCGGGCAGCGAGAAGACGGCCGACCCGATCGCCGCGAGCACCGAGCTGCTGGCGAAGGTCCGGGAGAGCAGCACGGTGTCGGTCGACGGCACCGCGACCGTCGCCGACCGCCCGGCCTACGAGCTGGTCCTGACGCCGAAGCCGACCGAGCGGACGCTGCTGCGCGAGATCCGCGTCGCGGTCGACTCGCAGACGCGGATGCCGCTGCGGGTGTCGGTGCTGAGCAACGGCACGTCGACGCCGGCGCTCGAGGTCGCGTTCAGCGAGATCGAGTTCACCCAGCAGCCGGCCGACCTCTTCACCTTCACCCCGCCGAAGGGCGCGAAGGTCGAGGAGAAGACGCCGACGATCGACCAGAAGGACAAGGACCTCGCCGCGCAGGCGAAGCAGGACACCAAGGTCGTCGGGGACGGCTGGGACACCGTCGTCACCGGCAAGGTCCCGGCGGACGCGCTGAACGCGGCGCCGAAGGCCCAGGGCGACCGCAAGGGTGCGCCCGCCGACCCGAAGGCACTGCTCGAGCGGTTCGCCAAGAAGGTGAACGGCACCTGGGGCAGCGGCTACCTCGTCACGACGAAGGTGGGCACCGCGGTCCTGACCGACGACGGCCGCTTCGCCGCCGGTGCGGTGCCGGAGCAGGTCCTCTACGAGGCGCTGGGTCAGAAGTGACCAGCACGACTGTCCAGTCCGGGGCGGACGTCTCTTCGGAGGCGTCCGCCCCGGCGGTCCCGCTCGCCGCGCGCACGCGGGGGTTGCGCAAGGTGTACGGCAGCACCGTCGCGGTCGACCACGTCGACCTCGACATCCCGCAGGGGGCGGTCGTGGGGATGCTCGGGCCGAACGGCTCGGGCAAGACGACCACCATCCGGATGCTGCTCGGGCTGGTCCGGCCGACCGAGGGCGAGGTCGAGCTGCTCGGCCGTCCGATGCCGGACGCCGCCGCGCACGCGCTGCCGGACGTCGGCGCGCTGGTCGAAGGGCCGGGTTTCCACCCGTTCCTGTCCGGGCGCGACAACCTGCTGCGCTTCGCCGCCGCGGAACCCCGGCTGACTTCGGCCGGGATCCCGGCCGCCGTCGACACCGCGCTGGAGCGCGTCGGCCTGACCGCCGCCGCGCGCCGGCGGTACAAGGGCTACTCGCTCGGCATGAAGCAACGGCTCGGGCTCGCTTCGGCGTTGCTGGTGCCGCGCAAGATGGTCGTGCTCGACGAGCCGACCAACGGCCTCGACCCTGCTGGTACCAGGGAGATCCGCAGGATCGTCGCCGAGCTGCACGCCGACGGCGTCACCGTGCTGGTGTCGTCGCACCTGCTGGCCGAGGTCGAAGCGACCTGCACGCACGTCGCCGTGCTGCAGAGCGGGAACGTCGTCGCGCAGGGCGAGCTGGCGGAGCTGCTCGAGTCCGGGAACGCGGCCCTGCTGGTCCGCACGCCGGACGCGGAACGGGCGGTGGAAGTGCTGCGGGAGAACCGGATCGGCGCCCGGCTCACCCCGGACGGCGTCCGCGCCGACCTCACGGCGGCGGAAGCCCCGCGGGTGCTGCAGGTCCTGGTGGGCGCGGGGGTCGCGGTCCACGAGGCGACGCGGGCCCGCACCGGGCTGGAAGACCTGTTCGCCCGGCTCACGGAGGGGGCGGAATGACCGCGGTACTCGACGCACCGACGGCCCGCACGGGCCACGACACGGTGCCGCTGCCCCGGCTGCTGGCCGCGGAGCTGCGCTGGATCTTCCGCCGGCCGCGCACCTTGGCCGTGCTCGGGCTGCTGGCGCTGATCCCGGTGATCATCGGCATCGGCCTGACCCTGGTCGACGAACAGCCGGGCAGCGGCGGCGGCCCGGACGACGGCGGCGGCGCACTGCTGGCGTCCGCGGTCAACAACGCGTTCGTCCTGCCGATCGCGGCGATCGTGATGTCGCTGGCACTGCTGCTCCCGCTGGCCTCGGCCATGGCGGGCGCGGACGCGATCGCCGGCGAGACAGCACACGGAACGCTGCGCGGCTGGCTGATCGCCCCGGTCGGCCGCGGCCGGCTGCTCGCGGTGAAGGCGTTCGGCGTCGCGACCGTGTCGGTGGTCTCGGTGCTCGCGATGTGCGTGACCGGCGTCGTGACCGGGCTGATCATCAACGGCACGGATTCGCTGTTCACGCTGTCCGGCACGACGTTGTCACTCGGCGGCGCGCTGGCCCGGATCCTGCTGGTGGCCGGCTGGGTGGTGCTCCAGCTGTGGGCGGTCGGCGCGGTGGCGCTGGCGATCTCCAGCTGGACCGAGCACCCGATGCTGGTGGTGGCGTCCGTCCTGGCGACCGACATCGTGTTCACCATCCTCGGCTTCCTGTCCTCTTTGGACTGGCTGCACCCGTTCCTGCTGACGCAGAACTGGTCGATGGCACCGGCGGAGGTGCTGCAGGACCCGATGGGCACGCAGATGCTCGGCGAAGGCGCCCTCCGCGCGGTCTGCTACATCGTCATCGGTCTCTCGCTGGCCTACGCACGCCTTTCCACCCGCGACGGCTGACGGTCATGGTCCGGGGACATCCTGCGCGAGCAGCGCGATGGGGGTCGCGGGCGTGGTCGTACCGATGCGCCGCGCCATGCGGGATTCCATCCCGGCTAGCAGTTCCCGGACCGCGAGGGCGTTGCCGAACTCGGCGGGGCGAGCGGCCCGGCGGGCCACCAGCCAGCCGGCCGCCCGCTCGGCCGCCTCGGGCCGCAAGTCGTACCCCTTGGCCGTGGCCGCTCGGCGCAGGATCTCGAGGAGTTCCGCGTCGGTGTAGGGCGGGAACTCGACCGGCGGGGTGAACCGGGAAGCCAGCCCCGGGTTCGGCGCGCCCCACGCGCCCAGGTCGTCCTTGTTCCCGGTGATGATCACCGCGAGCCGGTCGTGGTGGCGCTCCATCTCGACGACGAGCGTGTCCACGACTTCCTGGTCGGACTCGGCGATGGGCTGACTCAGGAGTCCGTCGACGAACAGCACACCGTCCATCGCCGACCGGACCGCCTCTCGTACCCGGTCCGCGGCCTGGCCGAAGTACGTGGCGGCGAAGTCCGCCCGGGACACCTCCACCACTTGGCCGCGGCGCAACAGCCCCAGCTCGCGCAGGATGGGGCCGGTCATCCGGGCCGCCTCGGTCTTGCCGGTGCCGGGCGGCCCGGCGAACACGAACCTCGGGAGCGGGACGTCACCGCTGCCGAGGAACCGGCGCACTTCCACCAGGCTCGCGAGGTCGTGGATCGCTTCCTTGAACGGTGCCAAGCCGACCACGTCGCCGAGATCCGTCTGCCAGTCGCGAGGCGGGGAGAGCTCCTCGGGTTCGTCCGCCTGCGCCCGGTGCCAGAGCCGCTGGAGCCGGACGCTCTCTTCGTCGACGTCGAGGCGGGCGGTGCTCCAGCCGGCGAGCACCCGCACGACCGGCTCCAGCTTCGTCCAGCTGGGGAGGCTTTCCCCTCGCAGCATCGTGCTGATCTTCTCGTGGCTGACGGTGTCGCGGAAGTCGCCGTCCACGACCGCTTTCGCGATCCGGCGCAACCCCGGCTTCCCGGCACCGCGGTACAGCTCGTGGAGCGCCTCGACGAGGTCGCGATGAGGGCCGGGTGGCAAGCGATCCGGCCCGGGCATGGCGATACCCACGGTTGTCACGGCGCTTCCCCACCCTTGGCGTCGAGAATCGTCAACTCCGGCCGAGCTTACGGGACGAGCCGTCAGTATCCGTCGACCTTCGTCAGCAACCGTTCTCGCGGTGGTGACGTGCCGGAGACTGGGTGCAGGGTCATCCCGAGCACCTTCGGGGCCGTGAACGGGAAGGGGTCTCTCCGTGTCGTCGATATCCGCGCTCGTCGTGAACACGCCGGTGCTGCCGTATGTGCTGGCCGCCGCGACCACCGTCGGCCTGCTCCTGATGGCGGCCGTGGTGCTCACGGCCACCCTGCACACCGACCACCGCCGACGCGCCGACGCTCGACGGGTCTTGAGCATTCTCCTGTCGGCGCTGACCCGCGGACGAGGCCGGTGACGCCGCTTCCCGGCGGGCGTCAACCGACGAGCGCGACGCCGTCCGGGTCGAGCTCCACCCGCACCGCGTCGCCCGCGCGCAGGTCCGACGCCGCCGGGGCCACCGCGTCCACAGTGGACTCCGCCAGGCGCACCACGAGCCGGACGTGCTCGCGGCGGTGGACCGCGGCCACCACTTCGCCGGCCACGCCTTCGGCCGCGACCCGCAGCGCGTGCGGCCGCAAGCCCAGCCGGACCGGGCCGTCGGCGACGTCCGGGAGCGCGACGTCACCGAGGGACGTGTGCACGTGCCCGTCGGCCGCGACGCCGTCCACGAACGTCGTCACGCCGAGGAACCGGGCCACGTCGTCGTCGGCCGGGTTGCGCCACACGCGCAGGACCGCGCCCTCCTGCCGGACCTGCCCGGCGTCGAGCACCGCGACCCGGTCGGCGAGCGTGAACGCCTCTTCCTGATCGTGCGTCACCAAGAGCGCCGTTATCTTGCTGCGCCGCAACAAATCCGCGAGGTCGATGGCCAGCTGCTCGCGCAACCCGGCGTCCAACCCGGACAGCGGCTCGTCGAGCAGCAGCAGCCGCGGCTTCGGCGCGAGCGCCCGAGCCAGCGCGACCCGCTGGGCCTGACCGCCGGAAAGCTCGGTAACGCGCCGCTTTTCGAAGCCGGTCAGGCCGACCAGCGCCAGCAGTTCGGCGACCCGCGGTGCCCACTGCGCGCGGGGAACGCCGTGCATGCGCAGGCCGAAAGCGATGTTCGCGGCGACGTCGCGGTGACCGAAGAGCTGGCCGTCCTGGAACACCAGCCCGAACCCGCGCTTGTGCACCGGCACCGCGCCGAGGTCCTCGCCGTCCCAGCTCACCGAGCCGCGCGCGCCCGGTTCGAGCCCGGTGATCGCGCGCAGCAGCGTCGACTTCCCCGACCCCGACGGGCCGAGCAGCGCCAGCACCTCGCCGTCGGCGATGTCCAGCCGGGCGTCGCGCACCGCGGCGAACGATCCGTAGTGGACGGTCAGGTCCCGCACCGACAGCGCCATCAGAACTCCCCCACCCGGCCGCGTCCGAGCCGGTCGATCAGCGCGACCGCCAGCACCGTCACGAGCATCAGCAGCGCGCACGCGGCGTACGCCATCTGGTTGTTGAGCTCCCCCGGCCGTCCCATCAGCGACGCGATCGCGACCGGCAGCGTCGGCGCCGTCGGCCGGGCGAGGAAGCTGGTCGCGCCGAACTCGCCGAGCGCCACGACGAAGCCGAACCCGGCGGCGGCGACCAGCGGCCGCAGCGCCAGCGGCAGGTCGATCTCGCGCCACACCCGCAGCGGGCTCGCGCCGAGCGTCGACGCGGCCTGCCGCAGCCGGACGTCGACCGAGCGCAGCACCGGCAGCACCATCCGCACGATCAGCGGCGTGATCACCAGCGCCTGGGCCAGCGGGACGAGGTAGGGCGACGTCCGCAGGTCGCCAGGCAGCGCGTCGAGCGTGACCAGGTAGCCGAAGCCGACGGTCACCGCGGACACGCCCAGCGGCAGCATCAGGACGGCGTCCATCGTCTCGCCGAGGCCGCGCGCGGACTTCGCGGGTGAGCGCCGCAGCGCCACCAGCACCACGGACGCGAGCACGCCGACCACGGTCGCGAGCAGCGTCGCGTCGATCGCGACCTTCAGCGAGTTCACCGCGGCGTCCCAGCCGGACACCTGCAGCGCGCCCTTCTCCCCGGTGCCACTCAGCGCGCGGTAGCCCGCGAGGCTCCAGCCGTCCTCAGTGGACACCGACTCGGCGAGCAGCGCGACGATCGGCGTCAGCAGCAGCGCCAGGACGACACCCGCGGCGCCGACGCCCCACCACTCGCCGCCACGCGGCCGCCGTGCGCCGCCGGAACCGGTTTTGGCCCCCTCCTTGCGCCGCCGGGCCAGCCCGCCGAGCACCAGCGCGGCGACCACGGCCGCGAACTGGATCAGGGAAAGCGCCGCCGCGCCCGAAAGGTCCAGGAGGTCGACCGTGCGCAGGTAGATCTCGGTCTCGAGCGTCCGGTACTTCGCGCCGCCGAGGATCAGCACGACCCCGAAACTGGTGGCGCAGAAAAGGAAAACCACGGCCGCGGCGGACGTGACCGCCGGGGCCAGCGCGGGCAGCGTCACCGAGCGGAAGGCCCGCCACGGGGACGCGCCGAGCGCGCGGGCGGCGTCGGTCGTCCGCGAATCCAGCCGCGCCCACAGCCCGGCGACCGTGCGCGCGACGACGGCGACGTTGAAGAAGGCGTTGGCGAGCACGATCGGCAGCACGCCGCCGTCCGGCCAGAGCGCGCGGAACGCCAGCCCGACGACGACGGTCGGCAGCACGAACGGCACCAGCACCAGCGTCCGCGCCAGGCCGACGCCGGGCAGCTTCACCCGGGCCAGCAGGAACGCCACCGGGAGCCCGGCCACCACCGCCACCAGCGTCGACGCGGCCGCGCTCGCGACGGTGAACCCGGCCAGCTGCCAGGTCCGCGCGTCGCCGAGGACGACGTCGAGGCCGCCCGCGGCGAACCCGCGCCCGACGATCGCCAGCACCGGCCAGGCGAAGAAGACCACCAGGAAGCCGATCGGGGCCAGCCCCAGCAACGCCAGGCCGAGCCCCCGAGCCTGCCTTGGCGGGGCTACGACTGCACGAGCGTGCGCCATTCGCCGATCCACTTCTCCCGGCCGGCCTGCACCTGGTCCGCCGTCAGCGTCTGCGGCTTCTGCGGCAGCGGCGCGACCTGCGCCCAGCCCGCGGGCAGGTCGACGCCCTGGCGCGCCGGGTAGACGTACATGTTGGCCGCGACGGTCGCCTGGAACTGCTGCGACAGCAGGAAGTCGACGACCTTGCGCGCGCTCTCGGTCTGCTTGCCGCCGGCGAGCACGCCGGCGTACTCGACCTGCCGGTAGCAGGTGTCGAGCAGCGCCTTGGTGCGCGGCTTCCCGTCGTCCCCGACCTCGGCGGCGGGCGAAGACGCATACGACACGACGATCGGCCGCGGTCCCTTGCCGGAGGAGCCGGAGAACTCCTTGGTGTAGGCCTCTTCCCAGCCGCTGACGACCTTGAGGCCGTTGGCCTTCAGCTTCGTCCAGTAGTCCTGCCAACCGGCCTCGCCGTACTTCGCGATGGTGCCGAGGAGGAAGGCGAGCCCGGGCGACGCCGTGGCCGGGTCCTCGGCGACGAGGAGGTCCTTGTACTTCGGGTCGGCCAGGTCGTCGTAGCTGGCCGGCGCCGGGATCCCCTTGGTGGCGAAGTAGTTCGCGTCGACGTTGACGCAGACGTCCCCGACGTCGACGGCGGACAACCGGTGCTCGGGATCGACGGCGTACCGCTGCGGCCCGCGGTCGGCCTCCGGGCTGGTGTAGGGCTCGAAGACGCCTTCCTTGAGCGCGCGCGAAGCGAAGGTCGAGTCGACGCCGTACGCGACGTCGCCGACCGGGTTGGCCTTGGTGAGCACGAGCTTGTTGGTCAGCGATCCGGCGTCGCCCTGCTTGAGCACGGAGATCTTGATGCCCGACTGCTTCTGGAAGGCGTCGAGCACCTCCTGCGGCGCCAGGAAGGAGTCGTGCGTCACGAGGGTGACGGTGGGCGTCTGCTGCGTGCCACCGTCGCCGTCCGACAGCGAGCACCCCGCGGCGACGACGCTGACGACGGCGATGGCCGTCGCCGCGCGAACAGCCCTGCGTTTCATCTACCCCTCCTGCACTTCGCCGGACGAGGAGGGAAGCCCTCCCTTCGCCGGCATGATCCGGTCAGGTGCGAACGGTCGCGGGGTGACCCGCCTCTCAGCCCGGCTGACCGGACTCCCGTGGCAACCGTGCAGCGTAGTCCAGGACGGACGACCATGGAGACATGACGGAAATCTTGAGCGACTCCGAGGCCGACGGACGACTGGGCGCGAGCTGGACCAGGTCGGGTGCGGTGATCTCCCGCGAGGTGGAACTCGCCTCGTTCCCCCAGGCGATCGAGGTGGTCGACCGGGTGGCGGTGCTGGCCGAGGCGGCCGACCACCACCCGGACATCGA is a window from the Amycolatopsis sp. cg9 genome containing:
- a CDS encoding outer membrane lipoprotein carrier protein LolA, which produces MKPKTKGITAAVVGTALGAGGLAFVAMPASADDKPALPQVSAEDLVQSVVKAKPGAFDGTVKVSNDLGLPAVGNAVPGASALNIDSAHIFSDGAGKSRLAVTQGASQETVVHDGTTVWDYSSKTNTATKVTIPAEVAKQKGAGSEKTADPIAASTELLAKVRESSTVSVDGTATVADRPAYELVLTPKPTERTLLREIRVAVDSQTRMPLRVSVLSNGTSTPALEVAFSEIEFTQQPADLFTFTPPKGAKVEEKTPTIDQKDKDLAAQAKQDTKVVGDGWDTVVTGKVPADALNAAPKAQGDRKGAPADPKALLERFAKKVNGTWGSGYLVTTKVGTAVLTDDGRFAAGAVPEQVLYEALGQK
- a CDS encoding ABC transporter ATP-binding protein, which produces MTSTTVQSGADVSSEASAPAVPLAARTRGLRKVYGSTVAVDHVDLDIPQGAVVGMLGPNGSGKTTTIRMLLGLVRPTEGEVELLGRPMPDAAAHALPDVGALVEGPGFHPFLSGRDNLLRFAAAEPRLTSAGIPAAVDTALERVGLTAAARRRYKGYSLGMKQRLGLASALLVPRKMVVLDEPTNGLDPAGTREIRRIVAELHADGVTVLVSSHLLAEVEATCTHVAVLQSGNVVAQGELAELLESGNAALLVRTPDAERAVEVLRENRIGARLTPDGVRADLTAAEAPRVLQVLVGAGVAVHEATRARTGLEDLFARLTEGAE
- a CDS encoding ABC transporter permease, translated to MTAVLDAPTARTGHDTVPLPRLLAAELRWIFRRPRTLAVLGLLALIPVIIGIGLTLVDEQPGSGGGPDDGGGALLASAVNNAFVLPIAAIVMSLALLLPLASAMAGADAIAGETAHGTLRGWLIAPVGRGRLLAVKAFGVATVSVVSVLAMCVTGVVTGLIINGTDSLFTLSGTTLSLGGALARILLVAGWVVLQLWAVGAVALAISSWTEHPMLVVASVLATDIVFTILGFLSSLDWLHPFLLTQNWSMAPAEVLQDPMGTQMLGEGALRAVCYIVIGLSLAYARLSTRDG
- a CDS encoding AAA family ATPase, whose amino-acid sequence is MTTVGIAMPGPDRLPPGPHRDLVEALHELYRGAGKPGLRRIAKAVVDGDFRDTVSHEKISTMLRGESLPSWTKLEPVVRVLAGWSTARLDVDEESVRLQRLWHRAQADEPEELSPPRDWQTDLGDVVGLAPFKEAIHDLASLVEVRRFLGSGDVPLPRFVFAGPPGTGKTEAARMTGPILRELGLLRRGQVVEVSRADFAATYFGQAADRVREAVRSAMDGVLFVDGLLSQPIAESDQEVVDTLVVEMERHHDRLAVIITGNKDDLGAWGAPNPGLASRFTPPVEFPPYTDAELLEILRRAATAKGYDLRPEAAERAAGWLVARRAARPAEFGNALAVRELLAGMESRMARRIGTTTPATPIALLAQDVPGP
- a CDS encoding ABC transporter ATP-binding protein; this encodes MALSVRDLTVHYGSFAAVRDARLDIADGEVLALLGPSGSGKSTLLRAITGLEPGARGSVSWDGEDLGAVPVHKRGFGLVFQDGQLFGHRDVAANIAFGLRMHGVPRAQWAPRVAELLALVGLTGFEKRRVTELSGGQAQRVALARALAPKPRLLLLDEPLSGLDAGLREQLAIDLADLLRRSKITALLVTHDQEEAFTLADRVAVLDAGQVRQEGAVLRVWRNPADDDVARFLGVTTFVDGVAADGHVHTSLGDVALPDVADGPVRLGLRPHALRVAAEGVAGEVVAAVHRREHVRLVVRLAESTVDAVAPAASDLRAGDAVRVELDPDGVALVG
- a CDS encoding ABC transporter permease, which gives rise to MAHARAVVAPPRQARGLGLALLGLAPIGFLVVFFAWPVLAIVGRGFAAGGLDVVLGDARTWQLAGFTVASAAASTLVAVVAGLPVAFLLARVKLPGVGLARTLVLVPFVLPTVVVGLAFRALWPDGGVLPIVLANAFFNVAVVARTVAGLWARLDSRTTDAARALGASPWRAFRSVTLPALAPAVTSAAAVVFLFCATSFGVVLILGGAKYRTLETEIYLRTVDLLDLSGAAALSLIQFAAVVAALVLGGLARRRKEGAKTGSGGARRPRGGEWWGVGAAGVVLALLLTPIVALLAESVSTEDGWSLAGYRALSGTGEKGALQVSGWDAAVNSLKVAIDATLLATVVGVLASVVLVALRRSPAKSARGLGETMDAVLMLPLGVSAVTVGFGYLVTLDALPGDLRTSPYLVPLAQALVITPLIVRMVLPVLRSVDVRLRQAASTLGASPLRVWREIDLPLALRPLVAAAGFGFVVALGEFGATSFLARPTAPTLPVAIASLMGRPGELNNQMAYAACALLMLVTVLAVALIDRLGRGRVGEF
- a CDS encoding thiamine ABC transporter substrate binding subunit; translated protein: MKRRAVRAATAIAVVSVVAAGCSLSDGDGGTQQTPTVTLVTHDSFLAPQEVLDAFQKQSGIKISVLKQGDAGSLTNKLVLTKANPVGDVAYGVDSTFASRALKEGVFEPYTSPEADRGPQRYAVDPEHRLSAVDVGDVCVNVDANYFATKGIPAPASYDDLADPKYKDLLVAEDPATASPGLAFLLGTIAKYGEAGWQDYWTKLKANGLKVVSGWEEAYTKEFSGSSGKGPRPIVVSYASSPAAEVGDDGKPRTKALLDTCYRQVEYAGVLAGGKQTESARKVVDFLLSQQFQATVAANMYVYPARQGVDLPAGWAQVAPLPQKPQTLTADQVQAGREKWIGEWRTLVQS
- a CDS encoding 4a-hydroxytetrahydrobiopterin dehydratase: MTEILSDSEADGRLGASWTRSGAVISREVELASFPQAIEVVDRVAVLAEAADHHPDIDIRWRTLTFRLSTHSAGGLTAKDFSLASQIDSVLSSL